In Chitinophaga sp. HK235, a single window of DNA contains:
- a CDS encoding class I lanthipeptide translates to MKKKKIALSKKLMLNKTTVKSLSEQKDQSEGRISYHTFINCDEEARRNGYFC, encoded by the coding sequence ATGAAAAAGAAAAAAATCGCGTTGTCAAAAAAACTGATGCTCAACAAAACAACCGTCAAATCACTGAGTGAACAAAAAGATCAATCAGAAGGTCGTATTTCCTATCACACTTTTATTAATTGTGATGAGGAAGCCCGCAGGAACGGCTATTTCTGTTAA
- a CDS encoding helix-turn-helix domain-containing protein, producing MYEKKIPKDLSCGIGATLEIIGGKWKPCLINSIHKGIHRPSELARHNPNASRRVLSLQLKELEEHGIVKKVIYPELPPKVEYFLTELGESLLPIVDLMEKWGDNLLTKDLLNTGDKRF from the coding sequence ATGTATGAAAAGAAAATTCCAAAGGATCTTAGTTGTGGTATAGGTGCAACGCTTGAGATTATCGGGGGAAAATGGAAACCCTGTTTAATTAATTCCATCCATAAGGGAATACACCGGCCCAGCGAATTGGCCCGGCACAACCCGAATGCCAGCAGGCGGGTATTAAGTCTGCAATTAAAAGAACTGGAAGAGCATGGCATTGTCAAAAAAGTAATTTACCCGGAACTGCCACCGAAAGTGGAATATTTTCTGACCGAGCTGGGTGAATCACTCCTCCCCATTGTTGATCTTATGGAAAAATGGGGAGATAATCTTCTGACAAAGGATTTACTGAATACCGGAGACAAACGGTTTTAA
- a CDS encoding GNAT family N-acetyltransferase: MSEVLNDIITPRLILRLLGEEVTSACLDNNLETAQQLLHAAIPAEFLSELNSLQNDRRQLQEDPAYRPWASRAILLKDEMKTIGLVRFHSSPDLQADKPYRKGSVELGYHIFSDYRRKGYARETILGLIDWAAEHFSVHRFIVSISPENLPSLELARSFGFIKTDEVMDEIDGLEYVYLLDRQHNA; the protein is encoded by the coding sequence ATGTCTGAAGTTTTAAATGATATCATTACCCCGCGTTTGATACTGCGATTACTCGGAGAAGAAGTCACCAGCGCCTGCCTTGACAATAACCTGGAAACAGCTCAACAATTGCTGCATGCTGCCATTCCAGCGGAATTTCTCAGTGAACTCAATAGCCTTCAAAATGACCGCCGCCAGCTCCAGGAAGATCCGGCATATAGGCCGTGGGCATCCAGGGCTATCCTGCTAAAAGACGAAATGAAAACGATCGGTTTGGTACGTTTCCATAGTAGTCCGGATCTTCAAGCTGACAAGCCATATAGAAAAGGATCCGTAGAATTGGGATACCACATTTTTTCAGACTATAGAAGAAAAGGATATGCGCGTGAGACTATCCTGGGGCTTATTGATTGGGCTGCAGAACATTTTTCCGTGCACCGTTTTATTGTTTCCATTTCACCGGAAAATTTACCCTCTTTAGAACTTGCCCGGTCTTTTGGTTTTATCAAAACAGATGAGGTGATGGATGAAATAGATGGCCTGGAATATGTCTACCTGCTGGACCGACAGCATAATGCCTGA
- a CDS encoding methyltransferase domain-containing protein: MQDMVQHKLYVQYGCGPFSAPEGWKNFDSSPTLRLQQLPLIGKLLKRSMHVAFHPNVILGDILKGLPGVGQNSCDGIYCSHVLEHLSYHDCKKALHNTYQLLKPGGYFRCVVPDLESAVKHYTSHLNQQDPEANVKFLEETLLGKRERTRGMKQLIQSAYGNREHLYMWDHLSLSTALQQAGFKEVRNCAFNDSKDRMFERVEEASRFNNAVALEATK; this comes from the coding sequence ATGCAAGATATGGTACAGCATAAACTTTATGTACAATACGGTTGCGGGCCCTTTTCTGCGCCGGAAGGATGGAAAAACTTCGATTCATCACCTACCCTGAGGCTGCAACAGCTACCTTTAATTGGTAAACTATTAAAACGGAGCATGCATGTAGCCTTTCATCCTAATGTTATATTGGGTGATATCCTGAAGGGACTACCCGGAGTGGGCCAAAACTCCTGTGATGGCATTTATTGTAGTCATGTACTGGAGCATTTGTCTTACCACGACTGCAAAAAGGCACTGCATAATACCTATCAGCTGTTAAAGCCAGGAGGTTATTTCCGTTGTGTGGTACCCGACCTGGAAAGCGCCGTTAAGCATTACACCTCCCATTTGAACCAACAGGACCCGGAAGCCAATGTCAAGTTCCTGGAAGAAACGCTACTGGGAAAGCGGGAACGGACCCGTGGCATGAAACAGCTGATTCAATCAGCTTATGGCAACAGGGAACATTTATACATGTGGGATCACCTGTCGTTGAGTACAGCCCTGCAACAAGCCGGATTCAAAGAAGTCCGGAACTGCGCTTTCAACGATAGTAAGGATCGTATGTTCGAACGTGTGGAGGAAGCATCCAGATTTAATAATGCAGTTGCATTGGAGGCAACCAAGTAA
- a CDS encoding DUF4402 domain-containing protein, with translation MKKNLLSLVVIFSIITGGKAVAQTSATATANATAGVVTPITLTKTVDLNFGILVPSGTPGTLTLTPMGIRTHAGGVSVLSATGMVTPALFAVSGESGYAFGITLPGTDVILTNGGGQTMHVSDFVSFPSVATGGTLVGGVHTLTVGGMLHVDANQAAGIYTSQTPFSVTVNYN, from the coding sequence ATGAAAAAAAACCTCTTATCTTTAGTGGTTATCTTTTCAATCATTACTGGGGGGAAAGCTGTTGCGCAAACTTCCGCTACAGCTACTGCTAATGCTACAGCAGGAGTAGTAACGCCTATTACCCTGACTAAAACAGTGGACCTGAATTTCGGTATCCTGGTTCCATCCGGAACACCGGGAACACTGACATTGACTCCCATGGGTATTCGTACCCACGCTGGTGGTGTGTCAGTATTGTCTGCAACTGGTATGGTAACACCAGCACTGTTTGCGGTCTCCGGTGAAAGTGGTTATGCTTTCGGTATTACCCTTCCCGGAACAGACGTAATACTGACAAATGGTGGTGGACAAACCATGCATGTTTCCGACTTTGTCAGCTTCCCATCAGTAGCGACAGGTGGTACACTGGTTGGTGGTGTACATACGCTGACTGTTGGTGGTATGTTGCATGTTGATGCTAACCAGGCTGCTGGTATCTATACTAGCCAAACTCCTTTTTCTGTTACGGTAAATTATAATTGA
- a CDS encoding metalloregulator ArsR/SmtB family transcription factor, with translation MEGKNICIREQANPVQINDCRQKVAANESAFAQLSGILSLAGNDVRLKILYLLEEEKELCPCDLSDILGMSIPAISQHLRKMKDGNIVESRKVGQTILYSIRAEHFKLLRPFFKIINQMNLKAETT, from the coding sequence ATGGAGGGAAAAAATATTTGCATTCGTGAGCAGGCAAACCCGGTACAGATAAATGATTGCAGACAAAAAGTGGCCGCGAATGAGAGTGCGTTTGCGCAACTTTCGGGTATTTTATCCCTGGCAGGCAATGATGTCAGGTTGAAAATCCTATACCTGCTGGAAGAAGAGAAAGAGCTTTGCCCCTGTGATCTGAGTGATATTCTGGGTATGAGCATCCCCGCCATTTCCCAACACCTGCGCAAAATGAAGGATGGTAACATCGTTGAATCCCGCAAAGTAGGACAAACCATTCTCTATTCTATAAGGGCGGAACATTTTAAGCTGCTGCGCCCATTCTTTAAGATCATCAATCAAATGAATTTAAAAGCTGAAACAACATGA
- a CDS encoding serine hydrolase, with protein sequence MRQFIIGIICLISVSIQAQQRDTLLGTYFAALSAHHLYDGNIALAEKGHKVYSYSGGYADYAAQKPNTAQSRFNLASVSKIFTSTAILQLKDKRKLKLNDEVAKYLPSFPFKGVTIRHLLTHTSGLPNLELYEEVIKQYPDSVISNAAILPLLRQWKKGLYFTPGDQFRYCNTNYTLLALITEKITGVPFPAYLEKNIFIPACMKDTYVSIYGSNKDPLRVKQQIKPTYYDSVYLPADQVKRYRYSEYNNQASIGPSNIITTMDDMIKFDDAFFSGKLLSLSTIEEAITPVKLNNGKEHTEQMDTMLGEGTGQYGLGWEIFNLPAYGKGVGHGGFKFGLATFYYHNLSRKQMLVAYTNGNSKFGDNVTSCFYMLNNHPPLPLDFKTSAVRAYAKALMEQGPDHAACMLHLYMADTTHYYFSTREMNFLGYDFLYESNNKEHQQWSLETFKLNTFLDPANFNTYDSYGEALLECGHREDAVSMYRKSLELNPISEDGIRAMKKLGLMRE encoded by the coding sequence ATGCGACAATTCATTATTGGAATAATATGCCTGATCTCAGTCAGCATACAGGCCCAGCAACGGGATACCCTCCTGGGAACTTACTTTGCCGCCCTCTCTGCCCATCATCTCTATGATGGCAATATTGCATTAGCAGAAAAGGGACATAAAGTATACTCCTATTCAGGTGGATATGCAGATTATGCCGCTCAAAAACCAAATACAGCACAATCGCGCTTTAATCTTGCATCTGTTTCAAAGATATTTACCTCCACAGCTATCCTTCAATTGAAAGACAAAAGAAAGCTGAAGCTGAATGATGAGGTTGCAAAGTACCTTCCCTCCTTCCCTTTTAAAGGAGTCACCATCCGCCATTTGCTTACACATACTTCCGGCTTGCCTAACCTTGAGCTGTATGAAGAAGTAATTAAGCAATACCCTGATTCTGTAATTTCCAACGCTGCTATTTTACCACTGCTCAGGCAATGGAAGAAAGGACTTTACTTTACACCGGGAGATCAATTTCGTTATTGTAATACCAACTACACGCTGTTAGCCTTAATAACAGAAAAAATTACAGGAGTTCCCTTTCCTGCCTATCTCGAGAAAAATATTTTCATACCAGCCTGTATGAAAGATACATATGTATCGATATATGGCAGTAACAAAGATCCTCTCCGTGTAAAGCAGCAGATAAAACCCACTTATTATGATTCAGTATACCTCCCTGCTGATCAGGTTAAGCGTTATCGGTACAGTGAATACAATAACCAGGCAAGCATAGGTCCTTCCAATATCATTACCACCATGGATGATATGATAAAATTCGACGATGCTTTCTTTAGCGGGAAACTGTTATCATTGTCCACTATTGAAGAAGCTATTACTCCTGTAAAGCTGAATAACGGTAAGGAACATACTGAACAGATGGATACCATGCTGGGCGAAGGTACAGGCCAGTATGGGCTGGGCTGGGAAATATTTAATCTGCCGGCTTATGGAAAAGGTGTTGGCCATGGAGGATTTAAATTCGGACTGGCCACTTTCTATTATCACAACCTTAGCCGAAAACAAATGCTGGTGGCCTATACCAATGGCAACAGCAAATTCGGGGATAATGTAACCTCCTGTTTTTACATGCTGAATAACCATCCTCCCCTACCGCTTGATTTCAAGACATCTGCGGTACGCGCGTATGCCAAAGCACTGATGGAACAGGGACCAGATCATGCTGCCTGTATGCTCCATCTCTATATGGCTGATACCACACACTATTATTTTAGTACCAGAGAGATGAACTTTCTTGGATATGATTTCCTGTATGAATCCAATAACAAAGAGCATCAACAATGGTCGCTGGAAACATTTAAACTCAACACCTTTCTGGACCCCGCCAACTTCAACACCTACGATAGTTATGGAGAAGCCCTGCTGGAATGCGGGCACAGAGAGGATGCCGTGAGTATGTACAGGAAGTCACTAGAATTGAATCCGATCAGCGAAGATGGGATCAGGGCGATGAAGAAACTGGGATTGATGAGGGAATAG
- a CDS encoding DMT family transporter, which produces MNRLKGAFFVVMGAASYGVLATFVKIAGQQGYTTGAVTFSQFLTGFLFLFLFQFFSPRGKQAMRLPSSEKIRLIAGGTSLGLTSTFYYLSVQYLPVSVCIILLMQTIWMGIVFESFRKRETPAWPRIVAIVIVLAGTILATGVYESRFIPDWRGVLFGMLAAVSYTVAMGVSNSLALELPVIRKSMYLVLGGLLAILVFWNRQIVVDFRPDIFWKWGLFLATFGTILPPVLFSKGFPKVGIGTGSILSAVEIPVSIGCAYIFLQEPVSTLQCLGVALIISGIIAAHLKPGKS; this is translated from the coding sequence ATGAATAGACTCAAAGGTGCCTTCTTTGTAGTGATGGGGGCTGCAAGCTATGGTGTACTGGCCACTTTTGTAAAAATCGCAGGACAGCAGGGTTATACTACCGGTGCTGTCACATTTTCCCAGTTCCTGACAGGATTCTTATTTCTGTTTCTCTTCCAGTTTTTTTCACCCCGAGGGAAACAGGCAATGCGGCTGCCGTCATCAGAAAAAATCAGGCTCATTGCCGGTGGGACTTCCCTAGGGCTTACCAGCACCTTCTATTACCTCTCTGTGCAGTATCTGCCGGTATCTGTTTGTATCATCCTGCTGATGCAGACTATCTGGATGGGTATAGTCTTCGAGAGTTTCAGAAAACGTGAAACGCCTGCATGGCCCCGGATTGTGGCCATTGTTATTGTCCTGGCAGGTACCATATTGGCTACTGGAGTGTACGAATCCCGTTTTATACCTGACTGGAGAGGTGTCCTGTTTGGTATGCTCGCCGCTGTGAGTTATACCGTTGCGATGGGTGTCTCCAACAGCCTTGCACTTGAACTGCCGGTGATCCGGAAGTCGATGTACCTCGTATTGGGCGGCCTGCTGGCCATTCTTGTTTTCTGGAACAGACAGATTGTAGTTGACTTCCGGCCCGATATATTCTGGAAATGGGGGCTGTTCCTGGCTACATTCGGAACTATATTGCCGCCTGTGCTGTTTAGTAAAGGGTTCCCGAAAGTGGGCATAGGAACAGGAAGTATCCTTTCGGCGGTGGAAATACCGGTCTCTATCGGTTGCGCCTATATTTTTTTGCAGGAACCTGTCAGTACCCTGCAATGTCTGGGCGTAGCCCTGATTATTAGCGGTATTATAGCTGCCCATCTGAAACCCGGCAAATCATAA
- a CDS encoding alpha/beta hydrolase family protein: MKHPIITLWLLLVPVLFVKAATVDTVAVFSNAMNKPIRTLVVSPAQKKAGQRFPTVYVLHGYSGNPDRTLKEDIPALPEMADQYGIIFILPDGGFDSWYINSPVRKNSMYETFIGQELVSYIDQHYPTTASRDQRGLMGWSMGGHGALYIGVKQSSNFGVLGSICGAVDFTPFVMDFGIDKLVGADSTKWKYYNVLDNARYFVFSQQQLIISCGAADPFLSYNRRLHEYLDQHHVAHTYIEGEGAHDHAYWSKAAQYQVLFFNFFFKSK; the protein is encoded by the coding sequence ATGAAACATCCGATTATTACTCTGTGGTTGTTGCTGGTGCCGGTTCTGTTTGTGAAGGCCGCCACTGTAGATACTGTTGCTGTTTTCAGTAATGCAATGAACAAACCCATCAGGACCCTCGTTGTATCTCCTGCTCAGAAGAAGGCAGGACAACGTTTTCCGACGGTATATGTACTTCACGGATACAGCGGCAACCCCGACAGAACTTTGAAAGAAGACATTCCGGCTTTGCCGGAAATGGCAGATCAGTACGGTATCATATTCATTCTCCCGGACGGAGGTTTTGACAGCTGGTATATCAACAGTCCTGTCAGAAAGAACAGTATGTATGAAACCTTCATCGGACAGGAACTGGTCAGTTATATAGATCAGCACTATCCCACCACAGCATCCCGCGACCAGCGCGGCCTGATGGGCTGGAGTATGGGAGGCCACGGTGCGCTGTATATTGGAGTAAAACAATCATCAAATTTTGGTGTACTGGGTAGTATTTGTGGTGCCGTGGACTTCACCCCGTTTGTGATGGATTTCGGTATTGATAAACTGGTAGGAGCAGACAGCACAAAATGGAAATATTATAATGTGCTGGACAATGCCCGGTACTTTGTCTTCAGCCAGCAGCAGCTGATTATCAGTTGCGGCGCTGCCGATCCTTTTCTGTCATACAACCGCCGGCTGCATGAATACCTCGACCAGCATCACGTGGCCCATACCTATATTGAAGGGGAAGGTGCGCATGATCATGCATACTGGTCAAAGGCTGCGCAGTATCAGGTTTTGTTCTTTAATTTTTTCTTTAAATCGAAGTAG
- the merTP gene encoding mercuric transport protein MerTP — protein sequence MSSGKNSKVLLGSGLLLAVTSSLCCIVPLLAIIGGAGGTVAAFSWAAPLRPYLLGATLLVLGFAFYRAYKPRPKDACGCADEGKKSWLQSKAFLWMITGVSVLLSTFPYYAKYLQPKASGQEMAVSNPTSLQQVVLHIQGMSCEACEGHVNNVLVQKKGVRQVNTSYAKGISIVTFDSIQISFQQLATAVERETGYKVIQ from the coding sequence ATGAGTAGCGGGAAGAATAGTAAAGTTTTACTTGGTTCAGGTCTTTTACTTGCGGTAACATCGTCACTTTGCTGCATTGTGCCGCTGCTGGCTATAATAGGCGGTGCAGGTGGAACAGTTGCGGCATTTAGCTGGGCTGCACCCCTGCGGCCTTATTTGCTGGGCGCGACGTTGTTGGTTTTAGGGTTCGCATTCTATCGGGCTTATAAGCCCCGCCCCAAAGATGCCTGTGGCTGTGCTGATGAAGGGAAAAAAAGCTGGTTACAATCAAAAGCCTTTCTTTGGATGATCACCGGGGTTTCTGTTTTACTGTCAACCTTTCCCTATTATGCCAAATATCTTCAACCCAAAGCATCCGGGCAAGAGATGGCCGTCAGTAATCCGACCAGCTTACAGCAGGTGGTACTCCATATACAGGGCATGAGCTGTGAAGCCTGTGAAGGGCATGTAAATAATGTTTTAGTGCAAAAGAAAGGAGTACGGCAGGTCAATACCTCTTATGCTAAAGGTATATCAATAGTGACATTTGACAGTATACAAATATCCTTTCAACAGCTGGCCACCGCAGTAGAGCGTGAAACAGGCTATAAAGTAATACAGTAA
- a CDS encoding GDCCVxC domain-containing (seleno)protein, producing MSVPVIQLKSVLTCPNCGYQKEETMPTNACQYFYECENCHQRIKPKTGDCCVYCSYGTVKCPPIQQGNCCC from the coding sequence ATGTCTGTTCCAGTCATTCAGTTAAAATCAGTTCTTACCTGTCCAAACTGTGGGTATCAAAAGGAAGAAACAATGCCCACCAATGCCTGTCAGTATTTCTATGAGTGCGAAAATTGCCATCAGCGTATAAAGCCCAAAACCGGCGACTGCTGCGTATATTGCAGTTATGGTACCGTGAAATGCCCACCAATACAGCAAGGTAATTGCTGCTGCTAA
- a CDS encoding fatty acid desaturase, producing MREGKDLILATKPYASEIRSSSWFHLCTTLGLLLIALTGTLIIPFFAGRLVTSILSGLLIVRMFVIYHDHQHHTILQQSRVANAIMTIFGLYILAPTSIWKRSHDYHHKHNSKLFSASIGSYPIATRHKFEQMSRKERRAYLFSRHPLTILAGYLSMFMIGMCLQSFLSSPRKHLDSLLALVLHISGSVAICYFLGWQTWMLFILIPFTISCCIGAYLFYAQHNFPGVTFNDNEDWCYHEAALLSSSYMLMSPVMNWFTANIGYHHIHHLNARIPFYRLPQAMAGIPELQNAKTTSLRVKDIIACCRLKIWDPQQQRMLSLREAAALRRRGYQPQPAIVTEAVS from the coding sequence ATGCGCGAAGGGAAAGACCTTATACTGGCTACTAAACCCTATGCCAGTGAAATCAGGTCCAGCAGCTGGTTTCATTTATGTACTACACTGGGACTACTTTTAATTGCCCTTACCGGCACCCTCATTATTCCGTTTTTTGCAGGGAGGTTAGTCACCAGTATTCTTTCAGGTCTGCTGATTGTGCGGATGTTCGTCATCTACCATGATCATCAGCACCATACCATCCTGCAGCAATCCCGCGTGGCCAACGCCATCATGACCATTTTCGGCCTGTACATCCTGGCACCCACCAGCATATGGAAACGTTCTCACGATTATCATCACAAGCATAACTCAAAACTGTTCAGTGCCAGCATTGGCTCCTACCCTATCGCCACCCGGCATAAATTTGAACAGATGAGCCGTAAGGAAAGAAGAGCTTATCTCTTCAGCAGACATCCGCTTACCATCCTCGCCGGCTATCTGTCCATGTTCATGATTGGTATGTGTCTGCAGTCATTTCTCAGCAGCCCGCGTAAACACCTGGACAGCCTTCTCGCCCTGGTATTACATATATCCGGCAGCGTGGCCATCTGTTATTTCCTGGGCTGGCAGACCTGGATGCTTTTTATTCTGATACCTTTTACCATCTCCTGCTGTATTGGAGCCTACCTGTTTTATGCACAACATAATTTCCCGGGTGTTACCTTTAACGATAATGAAGACTGGTGTTATCACGAGGCCGCTTTGCTGTCATCTAGCTATATGCTGATGTCGCCGGTTATGAACTGGTTTACCGCCAACATAGGCTATCACCATATTCACCATCTGAATGCCCGTATCCCTTTCTATCGGTTACCACAGGCAATGGCCGGGATCCCGGAACTGCAAAATGCCAAAACCACCAGCCTCCGCGTAAAGGATATCATAGCCTGTTGCAGGCTCAAAATATGGGACCCTCAACAACAGCGCATGCTCTCGCTCCGCGAAGCTGCTGCACTGAGGAGACGTGGATATCAACCACAGCCAGCTATTGTAACAGAAGCTGTTTCATAA
- a CDS encoding Crp/Fnr family transcriptional regulator: MDNRLTDFFAAMELYAPLSGDAKKAFTEHLHFRELKKHDLYLAQEDIPQKIAYISRGLLSYYRIQENGDIVIKRFFAENSFVASTAALVKKVPSMFAIEALEDTLLIEFQFDQFKQLMHNHTDLAFFWINYLEENWVARKEELEITLKYLTAKERYLDFIQNNPALAKRLRQHHIAAFLGVTPTQLSRIRKEL, encoded by the coding sequence ATGGATAACAGGTTAACCGATTTCTTTGCGGCTATGGAGCTATATGCTCCGCTTTCCGGGGATGCAAAAAAAGCATTTACAGAGCATCTTCATTTCAGGGAGTTGAAAAAACATGATCTGTACCTGGCACAGGAAGACATCCCTCAGAAGATTGCTTATATCAGCCGGGGATTGCTGTCGTACTACAGAATACAGGAAAACGGAGATATTGTTATAAAGCGATTTTTTGCTGAAAATTCGTTTGTGGCATCTACAGCAGCGCTGGTAAAAAAGGTGCCCAGTATGTTTGCCATCGAAGCCCTGGAAGATACACTACTGATAGAATTTCAATTCGATCAGTTTAAACAGCTGATGCATAACCATACAGACCTGGCCTTTTTCTGGATCAACTATCTCGAAGAAAACTGGGTGGCCCGGAAAGAAGAGCTGGAAATAACCCTTAAATATCTCACGGCCAAAGAACGTTACCTTGACTTCATTCAAAACAACCCAGCTTTGGCGAAACGCCTCCGTCAACATCATATTGCTGCCTTCCTGGGAGTTACGCCTACACAGCTGAGCCGTATCCGCAAGGAGTTGTAA
- a CDS encoding GNAT family N-acetyltransferase, protein MNLSIQSSRLIIRDFSKNEWEALHRLYMMPETVRYNPSGYPENESATRALVDEWSAQQEAAERGEYTAAIINKSDSNFVGVISLDLGEAKYRRGEVWYKLLPEWWGRGYATEAMKSMLAFGFGPLKLHRIECGCSIHNIGSYRVMEKVGMIREGIKRKVLPLEDGWHDAYVYGILASEFGGGVV, encoded by the coding sequence ATGAATCTTAGTATTCAATCTTCCAGACTAATAATCCGGGATTTTTCAAAAAACGAATGGGAAGCATTACATCGTTTGTACATGATGCCCGAAACAGTGAGATATAATCCCAGCGGGTATCCGGAAAATGAATCTGCGACAAGGGCACTGGTGGATGAATGGTCGGCACAACAGGAAGCGGCAGAAAGGGGTGAGTATACAGCGGCTATCATTAATAAGTCAGATAGCAATTTTGTCGGTGTTATTTCATTGGATCTGGGTGAGGCAAAATACAGGAGGGGGGAGGTATGGTATAAACTTTTACCGGAATGGTGGGGAAGAGGATATGCTACAGAGGCGATGAAGAGTATGCTGGCCTTTGGCTTTGGTCCATTAAAATTACATAGGATAGAATGTGGCTGCAGTATTCATAATATAGGATCGTATCGGGTAATGGAAAAGGTTGGTATGATACGGGAAGGTATTAAACGCAAAGTACTGCCACTGGAAGATGGATGGCATGATGCATATGTTTATGGTATTTTGGCGTCTGAATTTGGTGGTGGGGTAGTTTGA
- a CDS encoding lysophospholipid acyltransferase family protein, protein MSSIIYYCLQPVIYGVALLPFRLLYLLSDAMYVLLYYVLSYRKKVVMSNLRASFPDKSDTELKRICKDFYHYLCDMFLETFKTLTISKAEMVRRCSFTPATVELFNQLAEQKKSTVLVMGHKGNWEWAGNTFSILCKQQLYVIYHPLANKQFNNLMYKMRTRFGTKLIAMQDTFREMVKNRQEVNATAFIADQSPQPATAQWTTFLHQDTPVSKGTEKIAQKMNYPVVYVSVIRIKRGYYSVKASMLVETPTAENEGAITISHTRKLEQDIMEQPATWLWSHRRWKHKRTQPV, encoded by the coding sequence TTGTCAAGTATTATCTATTACTGCCTACAACCTGTTATTTACGGTGTGGCACTGTTGCCATTTCGTTTATTGTACCTGTTATCCGACGCTATGTATGTGTTGCTTTACTATGTCCTGTCGTACAGGAAAAAAGTAGTGATGAGCAACCTGCGTGCATCTTTTCCAGATAAGAGTGATACCGAACTGAAGCGAATCTGCAAGGATTTCTATCACTATCTCTGTGACATGTTTCTGGAAACATTCAAAACACTTACCATCAGCAAAGCGGAGATGGTAAGGCGTTGCAGTTTCACGCCTGCCACCGTTGAATTATTTAATCAACTCGCCGAACAAAAGAAGAGTACTGTACTGGTGATGGGCCATAAAGGCAACTGGGAATGGGCCGGCAATACCTTCAGCATCCTGTGCAAGCAACAGCTATACGTGATCTATCATCCACTGGCCAACAAACAATTCAACAACCTGATGTATAAAATGCGTACCCGCTTTGGCACTAAATTAATTGCCATGCAGGACACATTCCGTGAAATGGTGAAAAACAGACAGGAGGTAAACGCCACCGCATTTATCGCAGATCAGTCACCACAGCCCGCTACAGCACAGTGGACCACCTTCCTTCATCAGGATACACCTGTTTCCAAAGGTACGGAGAAGATAGCCCAGAAAATGAACTACCCGGTTGTATATGTATCCGTTATCCGCATCAAAAGAGGCTACTACAGTGTAAAAGCTTCCATGCTGGTAGAGACACCGACGGCCGAAAACGAAGGCGCTATCACCATCTCGCATACACGAAAACTGGAACAGGACATCATGGAACAACCTGCAACCTGGCTCTGGTCGCACAGAAGATGGAAGCACAAACGCACACAGCCTGTATAA